One Tolypothrix bouteillei VB521301 DNA window includes the following coding sequences:
- a CDS encoding isoaspartyl peptidase/L-asparaginase family protein, with amino-acid sequence MTISIIVHGGAKTIVKEKVDANNAGCLAAVEAGWAILKQGGSAGAAVEAAIRVLEADPTFNAGFGAVLNTQGEVELDAAIMEGATLGWGAVAAVQGVRHPISVARKIMDRKPMLLVARSAERYAAENGAEMCAKENLIAQEQKEEWEEEQEVIDRPNTIGCVALDSNGTLVAGTSTGGTTNQPAGRVGDSAVVGSGLFADNRLGGCSTTGDGESIIPVVLSKTAIDFLAGDRHPDEAAQMAIDFLASRVSGEAGCILLDRQGRVGWAHNSSDMACAYMTEVQDKPTAFTRRYAQEHAFAR; translated from the coding sequence ATGACAATAAGCATTATTGTTCATGGTGGAGCAAAAACCATTGTAAAGGAAAAAGTAGACGCGAACAATGCAGGTTGTTTGGCAGCAGTAGAAGCAGGTTGGGCAATACTGAAGCAAGGGGGTAGTGCTGGAGCAGCTGTTGAGGCAGCAATTCGCGTTCTTGAAGCAGACCCTACATTTAACGCGGGTTTTGGTGCAGTTCTTAACACTCAGGGAGAGGTAGAACTAGATGCAGCAATCATGGAAGGTGCTACCTTAGGCTGGGGAGCAGTCGCAGCCGTTCAAGGCGTGCGGCATCCTATTTCGGTAGCTCGTAAGATTATGGATCGAAAACCAATGCTGCTTGTAGCGCGAAGCGCAGAACGCTATGCAGCAGAAAACGGAGCCGAAATGTGTGCAAAAGAAAACTTAATTGCTCAAGAGCAAAAGGAAGAATGGGAAGAGGAGCAAGAAGTTATCGATCGCCCCAACACTATTGGCTGTGTAGCTTTGGATAGCAATGGTACCTTAGTTGCTGGTACCTCAACGGGCGGTACTACAAATCAACCCGCAGGTCGCGTTGGTGACAGTGCAGTTGTTGGGTCTGGCTTATTCGCTGATAATCGACTTGGTGGGTGCTCAACGACAGGTGATGGCGAGTCAATTATTCCAGTTGTTTTATCTAAAACTGCGATTGATTTCCTTGCTGGAGACAGACACCCAGACGAAGCAGCACAGATGGCGATTGACTTCTTAGCGTCTAGGGTTTCAGGAGAAGCAGGCTGTATCCTTCTGGATCGCCAGGGACGAGTTGGTTGGGCGCATAACTCATCTGATATGGCTTGTGCTTACATGACTGAGGTACAGGACAAGCCGACTGCCTTTACAAGAAGGTATGCTCAAGAACACGCTTTTGCACGATAG
- a CDS encoding orange carotenoid-binding protein — MSFTIESARSIFPETQVKHAISATIESFNQLSAEDQLALLWFAYTEMGVTITPAAMGAANMVFAEKTLTQIKQMPAREQTQVMCDLVNHSDTLICRTYSSFGTNIKLGFWYQLGEWMKQGIVAPIPESYELSPQASDVLQAIRQLEGGQQLTVLQNIVVNMGYAPTVNTQKVKEPVVPPKDIAPRAKVSIESINNLIVLNYMENMNAFDFQGAVALFAEDGALQPPFQEPIVGQENILAYMREECYGLKLIPERGVSEPTQGEFTQIQVTGKVQTPWFGDSVGINLAWRFLLNPQGKIFFVAIDVLASPQELLKMGFSQ; from the coding sequence ATGTCTTTTACTATCGAGTCTGCACGCTCCATTTTTCCTGAAACTCAAGTGAAGCATGCAATTTCAGCTACGATTGAATCATTCAATCAGCTCAGTGCAGAGGATCAGTTGGCTTTACTTTGGTTTGCCTATACCGAGATGGGAGTTACAATTACTCCTGCTGCTATGGGAGCAGCCAATATGGTCTTCGCAGAAAAAACCCTGACTCAAATCAAGCAGATGCCTGCTAGAGAGCAAACGCAAGTTATGTGCGATCTAGTTAACCATAGTGATACTCTCATCTGCCGTACATATTCATCTTTCGGCACAAATATCAAGTTGGGCTTCTGGTATCAGTTAGGTGAGTGGATGAAACAAGGAATCGTTGCTCCCATTCCAGAAAGTTATGAACTGTCTCCACAGGCATCTGATGTCCTCCAAGCTATCCGTCAACTTGAAGGGGGTCAACAACTCACCGTATTACAAAATATTGTTGTCAATATGGGGTATGCCCCAACGGTTAACACCCAAAAAGTCAAAGAACCTGTGGTTCCTCCTAAAGATATCGCACCCAGAGCTAAGGTCAGCATTGAGAGCATCAACAACTTGATAGTCCTAAACTATATGGAGAATATGAACGCCTTTGACTTCCAAGGGGCTGTAGCTTTATTTGCTGAAGATGGTGCCCTGCAACCCCCTTTCCAAGAACCGATTGTGGGTCAGGAGAACATCCTCGCCTATATGCGCGAAGAATGCTACGGACTCAAGCTCATACCAGAGCGAGGGGTATCTGAACCAACACAAGGAGAATTCACCCAGATTCAAGTGACGGGTAAAGTGCAAACTCCCTGGTTTGGTGACAGTGTTGGCATAAATCTAGCATGGCGGTTCTTGCTCAATCCGCAAGGCAAAATTTTCTTTGTGGCAATTGACGTGCTGGCATCTCCCCAGGAACTACTTAAAATGGGCTTTAGCCAGTAG
- a CDS encoding CheR family methyltransferase has product MSSQLEQGDFEALLDYLRQKHNFDCASYKSSGLSRRICSRMRQISITSFGDYKDYLEEHPEEVTHVFNTLEVSVTGFFRDKADWDYLSSAIVPEIIASKLSNERIRVWSAGCAFGQETYTLAMILSESVGLEQFRKRVRIYGTDISEKALNHAIQGSYLSYEVKNIPQSLLNRYFEFANNYYVFRHDLRGSIIFQNHNAIHDTPIPRIDLLVCRNMLIYFSQEAQTRTLARFYFSLKDSGFLFLGNTEIVPNLDLFTIVNLKHRIFAKVPQAHFSPQLLVQAFKRI; this is encoded by the coding sequence ATGTCTTCACAACTAGAGCAAGGTGATTTTGAGGCATTACTAGACTATTTGAGGCAAAAACACAATTTTGATTGCGCCAGTTATAAGAGTAGCGGCTTAAGCCGTCGAATTTGCTCTCGGATGCGGCAAATATCTATCACCTCCTTCGGAGATTACAAAGATTATTTAGAAGAGCATCCAGAAGAAGTTACTCATGTTTTCAATACCCTAGAGGTTAGTGTGACTGGTTTCTTTAGGGATAAAGCAGATTGGGATTATCTCAGCAGCGCGATTGTTCCTGAAATCATTGCAAGTAAGTTATCGAACGAACGTATCCGAGTGTGGAGTGCAGGATGTGCTTTTGGACAAGAAACTTATACTTTAGCAATGATTTTATCTGAAAGTGTTGGGTTAGAACAGTTTCGCAAACGGGTTAGAATTTATGGCACAGATATAAGTGAAAAGGCACTGAATCACGCTATCCAAGGCAGTTATCTCAGTTATGAAGTCAAAAATATTCCCCAGTCTCTGTTGAATCGGTATTTTGAATTTGCCAATAACTATTATGTTTTCCGCCATGACTTACGTGGCTCCATTATTTTTCAAAATCACAATGCAATCCATGACACTCCAATACCTCGGATTGATTTATTAGTATGCCGGAATATGTTGATTTATTTTAGTCAAGAAGCACAGACTAGAACTTTAGCACGCTTTTACTTTAGCCTCAAGGATAGCGGTTTCCTCTTTCTTGGTAATACTGAGATAGTACCCAATTTAGACCTCTTCACAATCGTAAATCTTAAGCACCGCATTTTTGCTAAGGTACCGCAGGCTCATTTCAGTCCTCAGCTATTAGTTCAAGCATTTAAGCGAATTTAA
- a CDS encoding response regulator transcription factor, giving the protein MFSSQVKPQAKRILVIDDTQDNLHLLEAVLVEEGYVVDVASNGKAGLTMIEASPPDLVLLDAMMPGMDGYEVTRRIRQNKKLPFIPIILITAYVEADIPEGLNLGANDFLRKPIDYDELMARIKAFLRLKDTMSHTV; this is encoded by the coding sequence ATGTTCTCTTCTCAAGTTAAACCTCAAGCTAAACGCATCTTAGTTATAGATGATACACAAGATAACCTGCATCTTTTAGAAGCAGTTTTGGTAGAAGAAGGGTATGTAGTTGATGTTGCTAGCAATGGCAAAGCAGGGTTAACCATGATAGAAGCATCACCACCCGATCTGGTGTTGCTTGATGCTATGATGCCGGGAATGGACGGTTACGAAGTTACGCGGCGTATTCGGCAGAATAAAAAACTACCTTTTATTCCCATTATTCTGATTACGGCTTATGTGGAAGCAGATATACCTGAAGGGTTAAATTTAGGAGCTAATGACTTTCTCCGCAAGCCTATTGATTATGATGAACTAATGGCAAGAATTAAAGCATTTTTACGATTAAAAGATACTATGAGCCATACAGTTTAA
- a CDS encoding sensor histidine kinase: MNFSQLLDEKIESIVQNWVEAVCLDRQISSTDNLTHSAIRNHLPDVLKAMATVLSQSQDSDIESIVQNSLEHGVLRAAQGFTPPEIAREYRLLRQIIFSTLEADLVNGTVREVMRVHRAIDETIDEAIGQCFKSYVEERLQELQQLQSQAELTNQELTRLVKANQENLSQLAHELKNPLTSIIGYSELILRSSQKNIQPEGTLSHLEHIERVLRNGRQLLRLINDALEMSRYQAGKMQLHPVPTDVCSCIDDMVKMLEPLASAKDLQIIVDCNLAPVDRSNSDIPKTVVVDPLRLQQIVTNLLSNAIRYTESGSIKLRCSMLPDDRWCLSVSDTGVGIAPEDQMRIFDPFFRAESSVSHLVDGTGLGLAIVSQLVKLMQGKIELISQIGAGSTFSVILPVTLSLKTKE, translated from the coding sequence ATGAATTTTAGTCAGTTACTTGATGAAAAAATAGAGAGCATCGTCCAAAACTGGGTTGAAGCAGTTTGCCTAGATCGACAAATTTCGAGTACCGATAATTTAACACATTCAGCTATACGGAATCACCTTCCCGATGTTCTCAAAGCAATGGCAACCGTGCTTTCTCAATCCCAAGACAGCGATATTGAATCCATCGTGCAAAACAGTCTCGAACATGGTGTTTTACGTGCTGCACAAGGTTTTACTCCACCAGAAATTGCACGCGAGTATCGTCTGCTACGGCAAATCATATTTTCTACTCTAGAAGCAGACTTAGTCAACGGTACAGTTCGAGAAGTCATGCGAGTTCATAGAGCGATTGACGAAACGATCGATGAAGCTATCGGTCAGTGCTTTAAAAGTTATGTGGAGGAGCGATTGCAGGAACTACAGCAGCTACAAAGTCAGGCAGAATTAACCAATCAGGAACTAACTCGCTTGGTAAAAGCGAATCAGGAAAACCTTTCTCAACTAGCCCACGAACTCAAAAATCCTCTGACTTCAATTATTGGATACTCCGAGTTGATTTTGCGATCTTCTCAAAAGAATATTCAGCCTGAGGGGACTCTTAGCCATCTTGAACATATTGAGCGAGTGTTGCGTAATGGCAGACAGTTACTTCGCTTAATCAATGATGCTCTGGAAATGTCGCGGTATCAGGCTGGGAAGATGCAACTGCATCCAGTACCAACAGATGTATGCTCTTGTATTGACGATATGGTGAAAATGTTGGAACCTCTTGCAAGTGCAAAAGACCTACAGATAATTGTTGATTGCAATTTAGCGCCGGTCGATCGCTCCAATTCAGACATACCTAAAACTGTCGTTGTCGATCCGTTAAGATTACAACAAATCGTCACAAATCTTCTTAGCAATGCCATTCGCTATACAGAGTCAGGAAGTATCAAATTAAGGTGCAGTATGCTACCTGACGATCGGTGGTGTCTTTCAGTCAGTGACACAGGCGTTGGCATTGCACCAGAAGACCAGATGCGTATCTTTGACCCTTTCTTTCGAGCTGAGAGTAGTGTTAGCCATCTCGTTGATGGTACTGGCTTGGGGCTAGCAATTGTCTCGCAGTTAGTAAAACTTATGCAAGGAAAAATAGAGTTAATTTCGCAAATAGGCGCTGGCTCCACTTTCAGTGTTATTTTGCCTGTCACCTTGAGCTTGAAGACTAAAGAATGA
- a CDS encoding B12-binding domain-containing radical SAM protein produces MKTLLLYPQFPQSFWSYDRAMEMAGLKAAIPPLGIITVAALLREDWEIRFYDRNVSLETEADWEWCDLVILSAMLVQKPDFHALIQKAVRLGKKVAVGGPYPTSVPQDALDSGAHYLILDEGEMTVPQFLEAIALGHTQGIFRSTQKPDVTTSPMPRFDLLERDAYFMMAIQFSRGCPFNCEFCDIISLYGRKPRTKEPLQTLAELQTLYDLGWRGSLFIVDDNFIGNQRNVKRLLRELIPWMKQHNYPFTFMTEASVNLAEDDELLELMVEAGFYAVFLGIETPDQDSLVVTRKMQNTRNPLVEACRKINVAGLLIYAGFILGFDGERSGAGERIQAFVEQTSIPQPMLGILQALPNTALWNRLQTEQRLIEGVGVTATGDQNTLMNFVPSRPIAEIAREYVEGFWTLYEPANYLRRCFQQCLNIVPPARRTQTMQLPLGKELRLIAQLVWHQGLRRPDIRGQFWRQLWTLLLRKPQVLNMYLALCIAGEHFWEYRILARERMTQQLGYDPLSVSVLRELEPVRNSRC; encoded by the coding sequence ATGAAAACACTGTTGCTCTACCCCCAATTTCCCCAGTCCTTTTGGTCTTACGATCGCGCGATGGAAATGGCAGGACTCAAAGCAGCCATTCCGCCCTTGGGAATTATTACTGTTGCAGCACTCCTAAGAGAAGATTGGGAAATCAGATTTTATGACCGCAATGTCAGCCTAGAGACAGAGGCAGATTGGGAGTGGTGTGACCTGGTTATTCTCTCTGCTATGCTGGTGCAGAAACCGGATTTCCACGCCCTAATTCAAAAAGCAGTGCGGTTAGGCAAGAAGGTGGCAGTAGGTGGACCCTACCCCACGTCTGTGCCGCAAGATGCTCTTGACTCTGGAGCGCATTACCTCATCCTGGATGAAGGAGAGATGACAGTTCCGCAGTTCCTCGAAGCGATCGCTCTTGGGCATACCCAAGGGATCTTCCGCTCCACCCAGAAACCAGATGTCACGACTAGCCCCATGCCCCGCTTTGACCTGCTTGAGCGCGATGCATACTTCATGATGGCGATTCAGTTTTCTCGCGGTTGTCCCTTCAATTGTGAATTTTGTGACATCATTTCCCTCTACGGTCGCAAACCGCGCACTAAAGAACCTCTTCAAACCTTAGCAGAGTTGCAAACCCTCTATGACTTAGGCTGGCGGGGGTCACTCTTCATTGTCGATGACAACTTTATTGGGAATCAGCGCAATGTCAAACGCCTCTTACGAGAATTGATTCCTTGGATGAAACAACACAACTATCCTTTCACCTTCATGACCGAAGCCTCTGTGAATTTAGCAGAAGATGATGAACTGCTAGAGCTGATGGTAGAAGCAGGATTCTATGCTGTCTTTCTCGGCATTGAAACTCCCGACCAAGACAGTCTCGTCGTGACGCGCAAAATGCAAAATACACGTAACCCGCTAGTAGAAGCCTGCCGCAAGATCAACGTTGCGGGACTGCTAATTTATGCAGGGTTTATCCTCGGCTTTGATGGAGAACGCTCCGGTGCGGGTGAACGGATTCAAGCCTTTGTTGAACAAACTAGTATTCCTCAACCGATGCTAGGTATCCTCCAAGCCTTGCCCAACACTGCCCTCTGGAACCGACTCCAAACAGAACAGCGTTTAATTGAGGGCGTCGGCGTCACGGCTACGGGAGACCAGAATACCCTCATGAATTTTGTTCCCAGCCGCCCCATTGCCGAAATTGCTAGAGAGTATGTTGAAGGCTTCTGGACATTGTACGAACCCGCGAACTATCTGAGGCGATGTTTTCAGCAGTGCCTCAATATTGTTCCTCCGGCAAGGCGAACACAAACCATGCAACTACCCTTGGGTAAGGAGTTGCGGCTTATTGCCCAGTTAGTCTGGCATCAGGGCTTACGACGACCTGACATTCGAGGGCAGTTTTGGCGACAACTATGGACGCTTTTGCTGAGAAAGCCCCAAGTTCTCAATATGTATTTGGCGCTATGTATTGCGGGAGAGCATTTTTGGGAGTACCGAATTTTAGCCAGGGAACGGATGACTCAACAGCTAGGCTACGATCCACTATCCGTCTCTGTACTAAGAGAGCTTGAACCTGTCAGGAACAGTAGGTGTTGA
- a CDS encoding chemotaxis protein CheB encodes MFQLQERNFLQFRCRVGHAWSADSLHAKQVQVQEEALWPAIRSLEERAELMFKLAADARSNKRTRSAKLFEVQALEAQQRSDIIRQALFMGQLPAKTTVAIADKVSNKETEQEAATDKVVLLAAGDGGIKALSQILVGLPSNFSAAIIVVQHIDTQSESSLMAEAISRSSTLPMKLALEGERLQSGMVYIAPPNQHLLVTLNGTICLSEAALVDFVRPSADLLFQSAAASFKQKAIAVVLSGRGKDGTLGVRAIHQMGGKVIAADESSSDFFEMPGAAIATGTVNFVLPVNEIASTLLNLVMAEATE; translated from the coding sequence TTGTTCCAACTACAAGAACGAAATTTTCTCCAGTTCCGCTGTCGCGTAGGTCATGCTTGGTCAGCAGATAGTTTACACGCAAAGCAGGTTCAAGTCCAAGAAGAGGCATTATGGCCAGCAATTCGCTCTTTAGAAGAGCGAGCCGAGCTGATGTTTAAGTTAGCGGCTGATGCAAGATCTAACAAGCGCACTCGGTCAGCAAAGCTTTTTGAAGTACAGGCATTAGAAGCCCAACAACGCTCCGATATCATTCGACAAGCACTTTTCATGGGGCAATTGCCTGCTAAGACAACTGTTGCGATCGCTGACAAGGTATCTAATAAGGAGACAGAACAAGAAGCAGCGACTGACAAAGTGGTGTTACTAGCAGCAGGTGACGGTGGAATAAAGGCATTAAGCCAGATTTTAGTTGGTTTACCATCAAACTTTTCTGCAGCTATCATCGTAGTGCAACATATAGACACTCAGTCCGAATCCAGCTTGATGGCAGAGGCTATAAGTCGCTCCTCCACTTTGCCAATGAAGCTTGCACTCGAAGGAGAGCGATTACAATCGGGGATGGTTTACATTGCTCCTCCAAACCAACATTTGCTGGTGACTTTAAATGGCACCATTTGTCTCTCTGAAGCAGCACTCGTGGATTTTGTACGCCCCTCTGCTGACCTGCTGTTTCAATCAGCAGCAGCAAGTTTCAAACAAAAAGCGATCGCAGTTGTCCTTAGTGGTAGAGGTAAAGATGGTACTTTAGGGGTACGGGCAATTCATCAGATGGGCGGTAAAGTCATTGCCGCCGATGAGAGTAGTAGTGACTTTTTTGAGATGCCCGGTGCTGCTATTGCCACCGGGACTGTCAATTTCGTCCTTCCAGTGAACGAAATTGCTTCTACCCTACTCAACTTAGTGATGGCAGAAGCAACAGAATGA
- a CDS encoding alpha/beta hydrolase produces the protein MTQDKLKQPVQTATQGKLRSRPTQPVGTPLLGLQPLELDTERDGLLYIPKNYQASQPAPLILMLHGAGGNGRSGLTPFLNFADASGVVLLAPDSRLKTWDVLYGHYGLDIAFIDQALAQTFSHYAIDPTCIAVEGFSDGASYALGIGITNGDLFSHVIAFSPGFVPPVLIQNSPRIFISHGKWDNVLQIDRCSRRIVPALNKAGYKVTYQEFDGFHTVPATIARSGLTWFMPESV, from the coding sequence ATGACACAAGATAAACTAAAGCAGCCAGTACAGACAGCAACTCAGGGAAAATTGCGATCGCGACCAACGCAGCCAGTAGGAACTCCACTACTCGGTCTGCAACCACTAGAACTAGATACCGAGCGCGACGGTCTTCTTTACATACCAAAAAATTACCAAGCTTCTCAACCCGCACCACTCATACTGATGCTGCACGGTGCAGGTGGTAATGGACGTAGCGGTCTTACCCCATTTCTAAACTTTGCTGATGCATCTGGGGTCGTTCTACTTGCACCTGATTCACGCTTGAAAACTTGGGATGTATTGTACGGTCACTACGGTCTTGATATCGCCTTTATTGACCAAGCCCTAGCGCAAACATTTAGTCACTACGCCATAGACCCAACGTGCATTGCAGTTGAAGGTTTTTCTGATGGTGCTTCTTATGCACTTGGTATCGGTATCACCAATGGCGACTTATTCTCTCATGTCATAGCTTTCTCACCAGGGTTCGTCCCACCTGTTTTAATACAGAATTCACCGCGTATTTTTATCTCACACGGTAAGTGGGACAACGTCCTGCAAATTGACCGATGCAGTCGTAGAATTGTGCCAGCCTTGAACAAAGCTGGCTATAAAGTCACTTATCAAGAGTTCGATGGTTTCCACACAGTACCTGCAACAATTGCACGCTCTGGGCTGACCTGGTTTATGCCAGAAAGCGTTTAA